TTCCTGGGCCGAAGACATGGGCTGACCCGTATCCAGGACATGGAGCACCAATTGTCCTACAGGAAGGCTCAACACCGCATCAGACAACTTGGGATCCATCATGCGGGCCAAGGTTTCCATTTTTGGCGAAAAGACCTCCACGCCCGCTAAATGATATTCCTGTTGCATGCGGGCCATAATGGCTTTCAATAATTCCCGATGTTCCGGGTTTAATATATCTTCTCGAAAAATTTCCTTGCTTATGGCGCGCGCCGTATCCGCTGTTAATGATTCGCGTTCCTCTTGATAGAGATGAGCGACTTCTTCCGAGTCCCGTAAGACCTGCATAATCTGATCATTAAACCACACGTCAATGACTTCACTGATGACTCCGCTGGCCACCAAGGCAAGCAGCACCGTGGGAATCAGGGCAAAGCCGATAAAGGCGGCGACCAACTTTGACCGGAACCCCTTCCCCAACAGCTTATGACGCTTTTCGAAAAAGGCCCGAATCAAATTTCGAGACAGCAGAAGGGTGAGCGCCACCAATCCGACGCTATCCAGGTACACCAGAAAAAGCACCAGGGCATAGCTGGGGCTTGGAAGTATCGAATCCGGTTGCAGGGGGCCTGATAAGCCATACCGGGCGTAATAGAGGGTAAGGGCCAGGCAGGGCAACAACAAAACCAAGACAATCCAGACAGGCCTATAATGATGCCGTTTCTGCTTCGAGGCGGAACTGTGGGAGGGAACACCCGGCTCGCTCGACGTGGACGGCAACCCCGTTCGAGGAAATTTCCGGGATTCAGTGGGCGATTCTGAGAGAAGGTTCACGGCGTGTCAGTGGGAGAATATCATCCAAGGGCCAGTCAACTATGATCATTATTGATCAAGAACAGGAACAGCGCAAGGCGCGACCATATCCCCACTATCGATTCGTCTGTCTGCCTATGGGCGAAATGAGAAGCCCTTGCCTGGAAGCTTGCGGGAAGGAAGAGGATTCGCCAGGTATCAGGGAGAAACCGTACTGCCCTTCCCTGACGTGACGCTGACATATTTCATCCGCAGGGTATAGAGCATATCTCCTAAGACGGACGCTTCCTCAGACGTAAGATTTCCTTTGGTCTTCTCTTCCAGCAAAGATAAGATATCAACAATTTCCTTGGCCTGGGGAAGATTCATGGGCGGTGCGGGCTGTTGAGGATCCAAAGACTCTCCCATCAGCATGAGAGATGAGGTTCCGAGGGAAAATACAAACGAGGAAAATGACAAGGGAGGATGAGGCGCATGAGATGATTCCGCCGAAGAATGGGGTTGCGCCATAGAGGGCTCTGGCGGTGGTGGAGTAGAGGCTTCTGGCTCCGATCGCCCTCGTTTATCCCGAATCACAAACCCTTGCTCTTCTTCGCTCATCGGACACCTCCTGTAGTGGGAAAACAGTAGCACTAACCGATGGTCTCTATCAAGAATCCAGGACTTACACTGAGGGAGAAAACGGGTATAATGCCCTCGCACCCAACTCAAAATTTTTGACAGTCTCATGAATCAACCATCTCCAGAATATTCCTCCTCCGCTTCTCCGACAACATGTTTGTCGGATTTACTGGCGATCATGTCCAAATTGCGTGGACCCGACGGCTGCCCTTGGGACCGTGAACAAACGAGTCAGTCCCTCAAACCTCATCTTCTTGAGGAAACATATGAGGTGCTGGAAGCCATAGATGCCGGTCAGCCTTCCGCCCTCAAGGAAGAATTGGGGGATCTCTTGCTACAGATTATGTTTCATACACAAATTGCCTCAGAACAGAATCAATTTTCATTCAATGACGTGGCCAACGGGTTAGCCGATAAACTGATTCGACGCCACCCCCATGTTTTTCAACAGACCACCGATGCTTCACCTGTCACAACAGCCCAAGATGTGAGCCGGCAATGGGATCGACTCAAACAACAAGAACAAGCCACGCAACCGGGACCTCAGTCACTGTTACAGGGGATTCCCAAAATCGCTCCAGCTCTCCAGCGTGCCTTTCAAGTCCAAAAACGGGCCTCGCGCGCAGGATTTGATTGGGAGACCATTGAGCCGGCCTTGGAAAAATTCAAAGAAGAATTGAATGAATTATATGCTGCCGCTGCGGAAAGTATTCCGTCGTCTTCGGAAGGGACTCCTCGACCAGAAAACCCGCCGGTTCAAAGCACCATTGAAGAAGAGTTGGGGGATGTGTTCTTTGCCTTAGTCAATGTCTCACGGTTCCTTCGAGTCAATCCTGAAGAGGCGTTACGCCGTGCCACCAATAAATTTATCTCCAGGTTTCATTTCGTTGAATCACAAGCTGCGTTGGAAGGGAAAGATCTTCGCGACTATACGCTTCCGCAACTCGATAAATGGTGGGATGCGGCCAAACATCTGGAGCGGCAACCACCACAAAATTCCAAAAGCATCGAAGGAGCCACAACGTGAGCCAGGAAGAAGAACCGACAGAGGGTCGACGGGTAGGCATCCACCCACTTATCGTGGTGTTTGGCGTCATTTTTGGTTTATGGCTGTTCATCACACTCATCATTCCTAAATCCAAAAATTTGCCTAACCAGGGACCGGGAACCACGCCCAAGACCCCCGTGGGTCTCCACAACATCGTATCGACTGACCTCATTCCGACATATGAGGCGACCGGAACCGTCGCGGATATGAAAGCCATCACCCTTCTGGTTCCTCCGGCCACCACAGATAGTCAGGTGGTCGCGCTGTTGCAATATTTCCAAAAAGCCCGACTGGATAATACGCTGGACACCCTTTTGCCACCCACCACACCGGGAGACAAACTCGGGGAATTCGCCATTGCCGACATCTATATTTTTTCAGAAGCCCAATACGGCGTGACCGAATCAGCCAAGGCCTTAGGCCGGGGAGCTCATGCTCCTGGGGAATTTTATCCCAGCTCCATTCCATACGAAGTGGCTATGGAAAATGTCCGCGGCCACTATGCGATTGACCTGTACAATAAAAACTCGCCGGAGCATGCATCCCTGGGATTTGGTGAGGACGAGACGGGGGTGTATTCCAAACGGTATCAACGCGTCTTCTAATACATTTGAGATGTGCGAAGGGGAGAAGGGTCTCATACCTCCCACTGAGATGCCCTCCCCAAAATTTCTGGGGCGCTCAGAGTCCCGTCTGATCGTGGATAGATTTCCGCAAAACAGCCTGTTCAGCCTTCATCCACTGATCCAATTCAGCAAACAGAGAAATGGAGTCGCCTGTAAAAGCCCCAATCATCACATCCAGACGATCAGCCAGCAATCCATCCGCGTCGGCAATCTCAAGTTTTTTATCTGCAATGGCTCGCGAAAGGATTTGATTAATCCGAAGCTGTTGCCCAACTGATCCGCCCACGATCCCCAGAATCGAGTTTTTCAAATAGTCCAGCTCCAGTTCAATCGAGACCTTCACTCTGACTCCCTGTGCGGTTGCCCAATCAGGTCGCTGAACGGAATAATCATAGGAAAAGGCCGGCTCGCGTGGTTCCCGATAAGGACCCATCACATTCAAGACAATTAAATCTGACTGCATAATTCCATTCCTTACACGATGAATACGTGGATCTATTCTACAGAAGGTGAAGACGCCCGGGATTTAGACGAGATTTGAATGAGGGCTCCGCTCGAATTCCCTTCGAGAGGGCCCGTCCACCCTTGTAATCCATTTTTCAGAAGATAAATATTGGGATAATTATGTCGGCTCAGAAAATCGCAGGCAAGACGACTCCGATCTCCACCCGCGCAATACACCAGGATTTTATCTGATTCAATCGGAAGTTCCGCCTGGTACCGTATTTCTAAATCCTCAACAGGAATTAATGTCGCTCCCGGAATTCGCTGTTTGGCAAATTCGGCTTTGGTGCGGACATCCAACACGAAAACATTCGATAAAGAGGAAGATGGCACGAGCCATTTGGCTGCATCCCCGCAGGAAATTTCATGATACAGCAGGCCATTTCTAATCAACGTATCGGAGACGCGCTGACCTCGAGCCAAGAGTGCCGTCTGGATGCGTAAAGGCTCTACGGTTGATTCAATTTTTCCAGAAAGTGCGCCCAACTTTAGCTCAAGGTTATATTGCTCACGTTTCAGGCGTATAAGGTCCTGATGGAGTCGCCGAGCAGACCAGAGCGCCACACTCGCGAGACACAAACCGAGGCCGACGAAAATTATTCCTAGGGTATCCATCTGACCAATTTGTCTCTTTTTCTCAGAGACGGCCCCTCTCCATTCACGATTCACACATCGGTCATTGTGTAGTCTTGCCGCCCTAAAGAGATTTGTGCCTTACAGAACGAATGTCTCCCAAATATTTTTGGCGTGAGACACTCTCGCTGTTGATAGAATATGTAAAAAACAGAAAACCACTGTAGGAGAAAAACATTCAGTGGAATATTGATAACTGGTCGGGGCGAGAGGATTTGAACCTCCGACCCCCGCGTCCCGAACGCGGTGCGCTACCGGTCTGCGCTACGCCCCGATCATTACGAGTCTACTGATCAAGAAGGAAAAGGCTCATACGGTAATCCATGAGCATCGGCAACGGCTTGGCATGTCACACGACTACTGAACACGTTCAATCCATTTCGTAAGCCAGGATGATTGCGCAGGGAACCTTCCAACCCTTCTTCGACCAGCTGGACTATAAAAGGTAGCGTGGCGTTGGTCAAGGCTAAAGTCGATGTATACGGCACAATTCCAGGAATATTTGCGACGGCATAATGCAGGACTCCATCAACAACGTAGACCGGATCGCTATGCGTGGTCGGGTGGGTCGTCTCCGCACACCCACCCTGATCAACTGAAACATCGACCACCACTGATCCCGGCTTCATGTCAGCAATCATGGATCTCGTGATCACCCGAGGCGTTCGTGCCGCAGGAAGATACACGGCTCCAATCACAAGATCCGCGCGCGAGAGAAAGTGGTGAATCATGGACTGGGTGGAAGCCACTGTGACGAGACGACCGGGATAGTGATCATCCAACATGCGTAACTGCCATAGATCCAGACTTAACACCGTGACGTTGGCCCCCATCCCCACCGCAATCTTCACGGCAGAGGTCCCCACGACACCCGAGCCCAATACCACGACCTCCCCTGGCGGAACTCCCGGCACCCCGCCTAACAAGACCCCAGAACCTCCACGTTGCTTTTCCAAATAATGTGCCCCAATTTGTACCGACATTCGTCCGGCAATTTCACTCATGGGACGCAAAAGAGGAAATTGTCCCTTTGCATCCTCAGTCGTCTCGTAGGCGATGGCTGCGCAT
Above is a window of Candidatus Nitrospira neomarina DNA encoding:
- a CDS encoding DUF1844 domain-containing protein; translation: MSEEEQGFVIRDKRGRSEPEASTPPPPEPSMAQPHSSAESSHAPHPPLSFSSFVFSLGTSSLMLMGESLDPQQPAPPMNLPQAKEIVDILSLLEEKTKGNLTSEEASVLGDMLYTLRMKYVSVTSGKGSTVSP
- the mazG gene encoding nucleoside triphosphate pyrophosphohydrolase: MNQPSPEYSSSASPTTCLSDLLAIMSKLRGPDGCPWDREQTSQSLKPHLLEETYEVLEAIDAGQPSALKEELGDLLLQIMFHTQIASEQNQFSFNDVANGLADKLIRRHPHVFQQTTDASPVTTAQDVSRQWDRLKQQEQATQPGPQSLLQGIPKIAPALQRAFQVQKRASRAGFDWETIEPALEKFKEELNELYAAAAESIPSSSEGTPRPENPPVQSTIEEELGDVFFALVNVSRFLRVNPEEALRRATNKFISRFHFVESQAALEGKDLRDYTLPQLDKWWDAAKHLERQPPQNSKSIEGATT
- a CDS encoding rhodanese-like domain-containing protein, with translation MDTLGIIFVGLGLCLASVALWSARRLHQDLIRLKREQYNLELKLGALSGKIESTVEPLRIQTALLARGQRVSDTLIRNGLLYHEISCGDAAKWLVPSSSLSNVFVLDVRTKAEFAKQRIPGATLIPVEDLEIRYQAELPIESDKILVYCAGGDRSRLACDFLSRHNYPNIYLLKNGLQGWTGPLEGNSSGALIQISSKSRASSPSVE
- the ald gene encoding alanine dehydrogenase; amino-acid sequence: MVIGIPKEIKDHEFRVALTPHGVKELCGRGHRVVIQQGAGEGSGFSDDLYRQAGAVLAQTMEATYGEAQLIVKVKEPQSEEWIFLRKDHVVFTYLHLAASKALTEALLSVGCAAIAYETTEDAKGQFPLLRPMSEIAGRMSVQIGAHYLEKQRGGSGVLLGGVPGVPPGEVVVLGSGVVGTSAVKIAVGMGANVTVLSLDLWQLRMLDDHYPGRLVTVASTQSMIHHFLSRADLVIGAVYLPAARTPRVITRSMIADMKPGSVVVDVSVDQGGCAETTHPTTHSDPVYVVDGVLHYAVANIPGIVPYTSTLALTNATLPFIVQLVEEGLEGSLRNHPGLRNGLNVFSSRVTCQAVADAHGLPYEPFPS